In the Planctomycetia bacterium genome, one interval contains:
- a CDS encoding FAD-dependent oxidoreductase, which produces MKTGSPWKASSARYPKVAKNEHFDVAIIGGGITGITAAHLLKQSGKRVCVVERDRLGMGDTGATTAHLTYQTDLRLSELTETFGEEAAALTLRGGQAAINLIESNVSQRNIDCDFRRVPGYLHSAWSSQVDERAALQKEAEIGQKLGFPVRYLDSVPYCERPGISFPNQAKFDPLKYLAALADIVVGNGSRVFEESEVTEVQTDPLQLVVGKCTLQADYVVIATHVPLMGATGLVKATLFQTKLYPYSSYAIGATVKKGTLPEACFWDTSDPYYYLRVEAGEKEDYLIFGGEDHKTGQEAETGDRFAALLGKLKEVVPAAKPDRRWSGQVIETHDGLPFIGETAPHQFVATGFSGNGMTFGTLAAMMACDRVMERQNPWAELFAVDRKSIRGGAWDYLLENLDYPYYFVRDRLRGARADSTDDISNGEGQILTLNGQRVACSRDKKGQLTTVSAYCTHMGCLVRWNSAEQTWDCPCHGSRFQPNGDVIAGPAETPLESIDIKN; this is translated from the coding sequence GTGAAAACTGGTTCTCCGTGGAAAGCCTCGTCTGCCCGCTATCCGAAAGTCGCGAAAAACGAGCACTTCGATGTCGCCATCATTGGCGGTGGGATTACCGGCATCACTGCTGCCCATTTGCTCAAACAATCCGGGAAGCGCGTCTGCGTAGTTGAGCGAGACCGGCTAGGAATGGGCGATACGGGCGCGACGACGGCGCATCTGACCTACCAAACCGATCTGCGACTTTCAGAACTGACAGAGACTTTTGGCGAGGAAGCCGCGGCACTCACGCTTCGCGGTGGGCAAGCAGCGATCAACCTGATCGAATCCAATGTCTCCCAACGCAACATCGACTGCGATTTTCGCCGGGTGCCAGGATATCTGCATTCCGCCTGGAGTTCGCAAGTAGACGAACGGGCGGCGCTGCAGAAGGAGGCCGAAATTGGGCAAAAGCTGGGCTTTCCCGTTCGATACTTGGATTCCGTTCCCTATTGCGAACGCCCCGGCATTAGCTTCCCGAACCAAGCCAAGTTTGATCCGCTGAAGTACCTTGCAGCGCTCGCGGACATCGTCGTAGGCAACGGCTCTCGCGTTTTCGAAGAGAGCGAAGTTACCGAAGTCCAGACTGACCCGCTGCAACTCGTCGTGGGTAAGTGCACCCTTCAAGCAGACTATGTGGTCATCGCTACGCATGTCCCGCTCATGGGAGCGACGGGGCTAGTGAAGGCGACGTTGTTCCAAACCAAACTCTACCCATATTCGTCGTACGCCATTGGCGCGACGGTGAAAAAGGGAACACTTCCCGAGGCTTGCTTTTGGGACACGTCCGACCCGTATTACTACCTCCGCGTCGAGGCTGGCGAGAAAGAGGACTATCTCATTTTCGGTGGAGAGGATCATAAAACTGGGCAAGAGGCGGAGACCGGAGATCGCTTCGCAGCCCTCCTCGGCAAACTGAAGGAAGTTGTGCCGGCAGCAAAGCCTGATCGGCGGTGGTCAGGCCAGGTCATCGAAACGCACGACGGATTACCGTTCATCGGAGAAACGGCTCCTCACCAATTCGTTGCCACGGGCTTCAGCGGCAACGGCATGACTTTCGGAACGCTCGCCGCGATGATGGCCTGCGACCGCGTGATGGAGCGACAAAACCCTTGGGCTGAGCTCTTTGCCGTCGACCGCAAGTCGATCCGGGGTGGGGCCTGGGATTACTTGCTGGAGAACCTCGACTATCCGTACTACTTCGTGCGAGACCGCCTGCGCGGTGCAAGGGCTGATTCGACGGATGACATTTCCAACGGCGAAGGTCAGATCCTGACGTTAAACGGACAACGCGTGGCCTGCTCCCGCGATAAGAAAGGCCAGCTCACAACAGTTTCCGCGTACTGCACGCACATGGGCTGTTTGGTGCGTTGGAATTCGGCCGAACAAACTTGGGACTGCCCCTGCCACGGTTCGCGTTTCCAACCCAATGGGGACGTCATCGCGGGGCCGGCAGAAACGCCGCTGGAATCCATCGATATTAAAAACTGA
- a CDS encoding DUF4385 domain-containing protein, whose product MSSLQFDYSLDFNSTDFRAHPELYRSGKGEQGVLLVQPYKNEILPHWRFKNVREAIQSSAAIYELFLGYLRAEDFPGEDMARKYLQMGWTRARRYANHKGGRKYDRESGAELPRKPDPEKAQAAAIFYEQYVAARSHPEYLRQRERHRNAYETHSDPPTGNAPAQDSRR is encoded by the coding sequence ATGAGCTCGCTGCAATTCGACTATTCACTGGATTTCAACAGCACCGACTTCCGAGCGCACCCTGAGCTGTACCGAAGCGGCAAAGGGGAGCAGGGAGTGCTGCTGGTGCAGCCGTACAAGAATGAGATCCTGCCGCATTGGCGATTCAAAAACGTGCGCGAGGCGATTCAATCGTCAGCCGCGATTTACGAGTTGTTCCTCGGCTACCTAAGAGCAGAAGACTTCCCTGGTGAGGATATGGCTCGCAAGTATTTGCAAATGGGTTGGACGCGAGCGCGCCGTTACGCGAATCACAAAGGCGGACGGAAGTACGACCGGGAATCGGGCGCGGAACTGCCAAGGAAACCAGACCCGGAGAAGGCCCAGGCGGCGGCCATCTTTTACGAGCAGTATGTCGCCGCTCGCAGTCACCCTGAATACTTGCGACAGCGAGAGCGACATCGGAACGCGTATGAGACGCATTCGGACCCCCCGACAGGAAATGCACCGGCGCAAGACTCGCGTCGTTGA
- a CDS encoding Ku protein, whose product MPHFSWKTLIRLSLVTVPVRGYNASLPGDGELHFNQLHKSCKNRIRYTKTCPVHGEVSNDEIVSGYEYAKGQYAVIDRKELDELRPSQDREIALDTFVPMHAIAPLYLDGRNYYLIPDGKVAEKAYRVLFRAMEASQVAAMAEGVVAGKEELMLLWPSQKVLVLSMLHHQAELRQPADLEEHLGEGEVKKEELRLAQSLISASVTDEFDVGKYKDSHLADVKKLIAAKVKGKKVAIPDVPDQGPAVINILDALKRSLANGGKKRPTAKARSARSSARRKRA is encoded by the coding sequence ATGCCACATTTCAGTTGGAAAACGTTGATTCGTTTGAGCCTCGTGACGGTTCCTGTCCGAGGCTACAACGCGAGCTTGCCTGGCGACGGAGAGCTCCATTTCAATCAATTGCACAAATCCTGCAAGAATCGGATTCGGTATACGAAGACGTGCCCGGTGCATGGTGAAGTTAGCAACGATGAAATCGTCTCTGGATATGAGTACGCCAAGGGGCAATACGCCGTCATCGATCGCAAGGAACTGGATGAGCTGCGTCCTTCGCAAGATCGAGAGATTGCCCTCGACACGTTCGTTCCGATGCACGCGATTGCCCCCCTCTATTTGGATGGACGCAACTACTACTTGATTCCCGACGGAAAAGTCGCGGAGAAGGCGTATCGCGTGCTCTTTCGCGCAATGGAGGCGAGCCAAGTGGCAGCCATGGCGGAAGGGGTGGTCGCCGGCAAAGAAGAGTTGATGCTGTTATGGCCCAGCCAGAAAGTCCTCGTGTTGTCCATGTTGCATCATCAGGCGGAGTTGCGACAGCCGGCAGATTTGGAAGAACATCTCGGCGAAGGCGAAGTGAAAAAGGAAGAACTTCGCTTGGCGCAGTCACTGATTTCAGCATCTGTGACGGATGAATTCGATGTCGGCAAGTACAAGGACAGCCATCTTGCCGACGTCAAAAAGCTCATCGCTGCGAAAGTGAAAGGCAAGAAAGTCGCAATTCCTGACGTACCAGATCAGGGGCCAGCCGTGATCAATATTCTCGATGCACTTAAGAGGAGTCTGGCCAATGGGGGAAAAAAGCGACCCACCGCTAAGGCACGCTCCGCGCGATCGAGCGCGAGGCGAAAGCGGGCATGA
- the ligD gene encoding non-homologous end-joining DNA ligase, with the protein MGLVEYRRKRDFSTTSEPKGDVRKSQGALSFVIQKHAATHLHYDFRLEFDGVLKSWAVPKGPDLNPATKRLAMHVEDHPVEYGKFEGIIPQGQYGGRAVLLWDRGTWEPMGDPKRGFRDGSLKFVLHGEKLQGNWMLVRRGGRAGDADERHWFLFKERDKFAKATGKSITEQKPLSVASGRTMEQIAEAADRVWGSTAVKEHASRKVVRTKTNSTQTASAEFAGVELTHPDKVLYPDQGLTKADLARYYLSVADWILPQVVHRPLALVRCPAGSKKPCFFQKHPGEGASEHLKRVDVSESNEPNQNMMLADAAGLISLVQMGVLEIHVWGARSRSLEKPDRLVFDLDPDPNLQWPQVITAAREVRLFLQELGLESFVKTTGGKGLHLVVPVQSRLGWDESKAFCRRVAELLEEAAPDRYISTMSKAARKGKIFVDYLRNGRGATAVAAYSTRARDGAPISVPLAWDELSPRLRSDYFTIQNLPARLQRLKLDPWAALPTLKQSLTKSMLKRLGVDE; encoded by the coding sequence GTGGGGTTAGTCGAATATCGCCGCAAACGAGACTTCAGCACAACATCCGAACCGAAGGGCGATGTCCGCAAATCCCAGGGAGCCCTTTCGTTCGTCATTCAAAAACATGCCGCAACCCATCTGCACTACGATTTTCGGCTGGAGTTCGACGGCGTTCTGAAGAGCTGGGCCGTTCCCAAAGGCCCCGACTTGAATCCAGCCACGAAACGTCTGGCGATGCACGTTGAAGATCATCCCGTGGAGTACGGTAAGTTTGAGGGCATCATCCCGCAGGGTCAGTATGGTGGGCGGGCAGTGCTGCTGTGGGATCGCGGCACGTGGGAACCTATGGGCGATCCCAAACGCGGCTTCCGTGACGGAAGCTTGAAATTCGTGCTGCACGGGGAAAAGCTCCAGGGAAACTGGATGCTGGTACGCAGAGGCGGTCGTGCAGGGGATGCAGACGAACGTCATTGGTTTCTATTCAAGGAGCGCGACAAGTTCGCGAAGGCTACCGGCAAGTCAATCACGGAACAGAAGCCGCTGAGTGTCGCCAGTGGCAGGACCATGGAACAAATCGCCGAAGCTGCGGATCGCGTATGGGGTTCAACGGCAGTGAAAGAACATGCGTCACGCAAGGTGGTCCGAACGAAGACGAATTCCACCCAGACGGCATCGGCGGAGTTCGCCGGAGTCGAACTCACGCACCCCGACAAGGTCCTTTACCCCGATCAAGGCCTCACCAAGGCAGATCTCGCCCGTTACTACTTATCAGTGGCGGACTGGATTCTTCCTCAGGTGGTTCATCGGCCGCTGGCGCTAGTCCGCTGCCCAGCGGGAAGCAAGAAGCCGTGTTTTTTTCAAAAGCACCCTGGGGAAGGGGCATCCGAACATCTGAAGAGAGTTGATGTTTCTGAGTCGAATGAGCCCAACCAGAACATGATGCTGGCGGACGCGGCAGGCCTTATCTCGTTGGTTCAAATGGGAGTGTTGGAAATCCACGTTTGGGGGGCGCGAAGTCGCTCCCTGGAAAAGCCAGATCGGCTGGTGTTTGACTTGGATCCGGATCCGAACCTGCAGTGGCCGCAGGTGATCACTGCGGCACGAGAGGTTCGCTTGTTTCTGCAAGAGCTTGGGCTCGAATCCTTTGTCAAGACGACCGGCGGTAAGGGCTTACATTTAGTGGTGCCTGTGCAATCGAGACTTGGTTGGGACGAGAGCAAAGCGTTTTGCCGCCGTGTCGCCGAGTTGCTGGAGGAAGCTGCTCCCGATCGTTACATTTCTACCATGAGCAAGGCCGCTAGAAAAGGAAAGATCTTCGTCGACTACCTGCGAAACGGGCGAGGGGCGACGGCCGTGGCGGCGTACTCCACCCGGGCTCGGGACGGCGCACCTATCAGTGTGCCGTTGGCCTGGGACGAGTTGAGTCCGCGATTGCGCTCGGACTACTTTACAATTCAGAATCTTCCGGCACGGCTGCAG